One genomic window of [Clostridium] scindens ATCC 35704 includes the following:
- the sstT gene encoding serine/threonine transporter SstT, protein MKNIITKWNSISLVKRIICGLIIGLILGLVVPQATPIAMLGQLFVGALKAIAPILVFFLVMSALCNQGKGQKTNMKTVIVLYLLGTFLAGCVAVAASYLFPITLTLTDSVEDMTAPGGIGEVLSNLLLNIVANPVGSIVEANYIGILAWAVIFGLALKKASDGTKKALENISDAVSQAVRWVINCAPFGIMGLIFNTISEQGLSVLLGYGRLILVIVGSVFFVALVVNPIIVFICYRKNPYPLVLKCLKDSGITAFFTRSSAANIPVNMKLCEELGLDEDTYSISIPLGATINMGGAAITISVLALAAAHTLEISVDIPTAIILCIVSAASACGASGVAGGSLLLVPLACSLFGIPNDVAMQVVGVGFIIGVIQDSCETALNSSTDVLYTASAELLDRRKYPDRYVGRELNPKI, encoded by the coding sequence ATGAAAAACATCATCACAAAATGGAACAGCATCAGTCTTGTTAAACGAATCATTTGCGGCTTGATAATCGGTCTGATTCTAGGTCTTGTTGTTCCACAGGCTACACCTATTGCTATGCTGGGTCAATTATTCGTAGGAGCATTGAAGGCGATTGCTCCAATCCTTGTATTCTTCCTTGTTATGAGTGCGCTTTGTAACCAGGGAAAAGGACAGAAGACAAATATGAAAACTGTAATTGTCCTCTATCTGTTAGGTACATTCCTTGCCGGCTGCGTTGCAGTTGCTGCCAGTTACTTATTCCCGATTACGCTTACACTCACAGACAGTGTGGAGGATATGACCGCACCTGGCGGTATCGGCGAAGTTTTAAGCAACCTTCTGCTTAACATTGTAGCAAATCCGGTTGGTTCAATCGTAGAAGCAAACTATATCGGTATACTAGCATGGGCGGTTATCTTTGGCCTTGCTCTTAAAAAGGCAAGCGATGGCACTAAGAAAGCATTGGAAAACATCTCTGATGCGGTATCACAGGCCGTTAGATGGGTCATCAACTGTGCTCCATTCGGAATTATGGGCCTGATCTTCAATACGATCTCCGAGCAGGGACTCAGCGTTCTGCTTGGCTACGGAAGACTGATCCTCGTAATCGTAGGAAGCGTATTCTTCGTAGCATTGGTTGTTAACCCAATCATCGTATTCATCTGCTACCGCAAGAATCCATATCCATTGGTTTTGAAATGTCTCAAGGACAGCGGTATTACTGCATTCTTTACACGTAGTTCCGCAGCCAACATTCCGGTTAACATGAAGCTCTGCGAAGAGTTAGGACTGGACGAAGATACATATTCTATTTCAATCCCTCTGGGAGCTACCATTAACATGGGTGGTGCAGCCATCACGATTTCCGTACTCGCACTTGCCGCAGCACATACGCTTGAAATTTCCGTTGATATCCCAACCGCTATCATTCTGTGTATAGTATCAGCAGCCAGCGCATGTGGAGCATCTGGTGTAGCCGGCGGATCACTGCTTCTGGTACCTCTTGCATGTAGTTTATTCGGTATCCCGAACGACGTTGCAATGCAGGTTGTAGGCGTAGGCTTCATCATCGGCGTTATCCAGGATTCCTGCGAGACAGCCCTGAACTCCTCTACAGACGTGCTTTATACAGCATCTGCAGAACTTCTGGACAGAAGAAAATACCCAGACAGATATGTTGGTCGTGAGTTAAATCCTAAAATCTAA
- a CDS encoding pentapeptide repeat-containing protein → MLRKLTREELEEKIRNRKTAEQLDLHGILLEDMDLSGWDLHNINFNKSDIRNVNLDGANMAYIKADNAFFGGSTFRGTNLSGADLHSADLRGCNMAGADIRGANMLASALERADLTDIKTDENTKYFHLYCPETEPFIGWKVCYGRRIVQLLIPRDAKRVSGTTNEVRCDKAKVLTIKSVDYKENYEDAHAYVDENFVYRAGEMVYAKNFNPDRFVDSGGGIHVWMTREEAIDYLG, encoded by the coding sequence ATGCTTCGAAAATTGACACGGGAAGAACTAGAAGAGAAAATTAGGAACCGGAAGACGGCAGAGCAACTGGATCTGCACGGTATTCTGCTGGAGGACATGGATTTATCAGGCTGGGATCTTCACAACATCAACTTTAATAAAAGCGATATCCGTAATGTGAATCTGGATGGAGCGAATATGGCTTATATTAAGGCTGACAACGCGTTTTTCGGAGGCTCGACCTTTAGGGGTACGAACCTTTCTGGAGCAGATCTGCACTCTGCTGACCTGCGGGGATGCAATATGGCCGGCGCAGATATCAGGGGTGCGAATATGCTGGCATCGGCTCTGGAGCGGGCAGATCTTACGGATATAAAGACGGATGAAAATACAAAATATTTTCATCTTTACTGCCCGGAGACGGAGCCATTCATTGGGTGGAAGGTGTGTTATGGCAGACGGATCGTGCAACTGCTGATACCAAGAGATGCAAAGCGAGTATCCGGAACCACCAACGAGGTGCGGTGCGACAAGGCAAAGGTGCTTACCATCAAGAGCGTGGATTACAAAGAGAATTACGAAGATGCCCACGCCTACGTGGATGAGAACTTTGTGTATCGAGCAGGCGAGATGGTATATGCAAAGAACTTTAACCCGGACCGCTTTGTAGATTCCGGGGGCGGAATACACGTCTGGATGACCCGGGAAGAAGCGATTGACTATTTAGGATAA
- the malQ gene encoding 4-alpha-glucanotransferase: MRKAGLLMPVSALPSDYGVGDFGRGSREFIDIMKECGLHIWQILPMNPLGYGNSPYQPYSSFAGDEIYLDLDALSEEGLLNRKPAPFRREEARVDYEKVRAYKRKYLQEAFQNFSPDSEYETFKKQEWVYPYAVFLTLKRHNGMKCWNEWKEEHKNWIKDRAFDISIYEAETCFEMFVQYEFYRQWKALKNYANVNKIEIMGDIPFYVGLDSLDVWMNQDEFLLGADGKPTFIAGVPPDYFSKDGQRWGNPIYNWERMKENGFVFWRKRFGYNARLFDIIRIDHFRAFDTYWKIPASSPTAREGEWIEAPGNALLDVLLKDNPDVRIVAEDLGDMRPQVYELRDAYHLPGMKIIQFTFDPMEHNNLFEDRENMIVYTGTHDNETIKGWFEGQPREVRLATERELYAWGYEEDSLVKNFICYTLDNKADTAILPVQDVLELDNAGRLNTPGTLGTPNWEWRLASLDKLKDKKAFIRKALAKSGRVEGGKMPVRKRRRPNCKEDKKGI, encoded by the coding sequence ATGAGAAAAGCAGGGTTATTGATGCCGGTCTCTGCACTGCCATCGGATTATGGCGTTGGAGATTTTGGAAGGGGAAGCAGGGAATTCATTGATATTATGAAGGAGTGCGGACTGCACATCTGGCAGATTCTCCCAATGAATCCTTTGGGATATGGTAATTCGCCTTATCAGCCGTATTCTTCCTTTGCGGGAGATGAAATCTATCTGGATCTGGATGCATTGTCGGAAGAAGGACTTTTAAACAGGAAGCCTGCTCCATTTCGCAGAGAAGAGGCGAGGGTGGATTATGAAAAAGTGCGAGCATATAAGCGGAAATATTTGCAGGAAGCCTTCCAGAATTTCAGCCCGGATTCTGAATATGAGACGTTTAAGAAGCAGGAATGGGTATATCCCTATGCGGTATTCCTGACTCTTAAAAGACACAATGGCATGAAATGCTGGAATGAATGGAAGGAAGAACACAAAAATTGGATAAAAGACCGAGCGTTCGATATCAGCATCTATGAGGCGGAAACTTGCTTTGAGATGTTTGTCCAGTATGAATTCTACAGGCAGTGGAAGGCCCTTAAAAACTATGCAAATGTCAATAAGATAGAAATAATGGGCGACATACCATTTTATGTTGGATTGGATTCTCTGGACGTTTGGATGAATCAGGATGAATTCCTGCTTGGAGCAGATGGAAAACCGACGTTTATCGCAGGAGTTCCTCCGGATTATTTTAGTAAAGACGGGCAGCGCTGGGGCAATCCAATCTATAACTGGGAGCGTATGAAGGAGAATGGATTTGTCTTCTGGAGAAAGCGGTTTGGCTATAATGCAAGACTGTTTGATATCATCCGCATTGACCATTTCCGGGCATTCGATACCTACTGGAAGATTCCGGCGTCTTCTCCTACCGCGAGAGAAGGAGAATGGATCGAGGCGCCGGGCAACGCTTTGCTTGACGTACTTTTGAAAGACAATCCGGATGTCAGGATTGTAGCGGAAGACCTTGGAGATATGCGCCCGCAGGTATATGAACTCAGGGACGCATATCATCTGCCGGGCATGAAGATTATTCAGTTTACTTTCGATCCTATGGAACATAACAATCTGTTTGAGGATAGGGAAAATATGATCGTCTATACAGGAACACATGATAATGAGACTATAAAAGGATGGTTTGAAGGACAGCCCCGAGAGGTCAGATTGGCAACGGAAAGAGAATTATATGCATGGGGGTATGAGGAAGATTCCTTGGTGAAAAACTTTATCTGCTATACGCTGGACAATAAGGCGGATACTGCGATACTCCCAGTACAGGACGTGCTGGAACTTGATAATGCGGGGAGGCTCAATACTCCGGGCACGCTAGGAACGCCTAACTGGGAGTGGAGGCTAGCAAGTTTGGATAAATTAAAGGATAAAAAGGCATTTATAAGAAAAGCGCTGGCCAAAAGCGGGCGCGTAGAGGGAGGGAAGATGCCAGTTAGAAAAAGAAGGAGGCCTAATTGCAAAGAAGATAAAAAAGGAATATAA
- a CDS encoding glycine--tRNA ligase: protein MVEKTMDKIVALAKSRGFVYPGSEIYGGLANTWDYGNLGVELKNNVKRAWWQKFVQESPYNVGVDCAILMNPQTWVASGHLGGFSDPLMDCKECHERFRADKMIEEYAHANGLDIADSIDGWSHEQMEAYIKEHEVPCPSCGKHNFTEIREFNLMFKTFQGVTEDAKSVVYLRPETAQGIFVNFKNVQRTSRKKIPFGICQIGKSFRNEITPGNFTFRTREFEQMELEFFCEPGTDLEWFNYWKSFCLNWLETLGLKDDEVRYRDHSPEELSHYSKATTDVEFLFPFGWGELWGIADRTDFDLTQHQNTSKQDMSYFDDEKKAKYVPYVIEPSLGADRMVLAFLCSAYDEEELEGGDVRTVLHFHPALAPIKIGVLPLSKKLNEGAEKVYAQLSKKYNCEFDDRGNIGKRYRRQDEIGTPFCVTYDFESEEDGAVTVRDRDTMEQERIKIEDLDAYFAKKFEW from the coding sequence ATGGTAGAAAAGACAATGGATAAGATCGTAGCATTGGCGAAATCAAGAGGATTCGTATACCCTGGATCTGAGATTTACGGCGGGCTTGCTAATACATGGGACTATGGAAATCTCGGCGTAGAATTGAAGAACAATGTAAAGAGGGCATGGTGGCAGAAGTTCGTTCAGGAATCCCCGTATAATGTTGGCGTGGACTGCGCGATACTGATGAATCCGCAGACATGGGTAGCCAGCGGGCATCTGGGAGGATTCAGCGATCCTCTGATGGACTGCAAAGAATGCCATGAGCGTTTTCGTGCAGACAAGATGATTGAAGAGTATGCGCATGCGAATGGACTGGATATCGCAGACAGCATTGACGGATGGAGCCACGAGCAGATGGAAGCCTATATAAAAGAGCATGAGGTTCCATGTCCGTCCTGCGGTAAGCATAACTTTACCGAGATCCGCGAGTTTAATCTGATGTTCAAGACCTTCCAGGGCGTTACAGAGGATGCAAAGAGTGTAGTGTATCTTAGGCCTGAGACTGCCCAGGGCATTTTCGTAAACTTTAAGAATGTGCAGCGTACGTCAAGAAAGAAGATTCCATTCGGTATCTGCCAGATCGGCAAGTCCTTCCGCAACGAGATTACGCCTGGAAACTTTACTTTCCGTACCAGAGAGTTTGAGCAGATGGAACTGGAATTCTTCTGCGAGCCTGGAACAGACCTTGAGTGGTTCAACTATTGGAAGAGTTTCTGCCTTAACTGGCTGGAGACTTTGGGGCTTAAGGATGATGAGGTACGCTATCGTGACCACTCGCCTGAGGAATTAAGCCATTACAGCAAGGCAACCACTGATGTGGAATTCCTGTTTCCATTCGGATGGGGAGAATTGTGGGGCATCGCCGACAGGACAGACTTTGACCTGACCCAGCATCAGAATACCTCCAAGCAGGATATGTCTTACTTTGATGACGAGAAGAAGGCCAAATATGTTCCTTACGTTATTGAGCCTTCACTTGGAGCAGACCGTATGGTGCTTGCATTCCTGTGCAGTGCATACGACGAGGAAGAACTGGAAGGCGGGGATGTAAGAACCGTCCTTCATTTCCACCCGGCGCTTGCGCCAATCAAGATCGGCGTGCTTCCGCTGTCTAAGAAGCTCAATGAGGGCGCAGAGAAAGTGTATGCCCAGTTAAGCAAGAAGTACAACTGCGAATTTGATGACCGTGGAAATATCGGCAAGCGTTACCGCCGTCAGGATGAGATTGGAACGCCATTCTGCGTAACTTATGACTTTGAGTCTGAAGAAGACGGAGCAGTTACCGTACGCGACAGGGATACCATGGAGCAGGAGAGAATCAAGATCGAAGACCTGGATGCTTATTTTGCAAAGAAGTTTGAGTGGTAA